CTTAAGATAAAATGCTTCATGTTCCCTTTTGCTTATTCAGTGAGACAAACAGTCTGTTAAATTCTGGTTTTTGGTCCAGCTCAATAATGCAAACCAGGGTAAGCTGCAGTTTATGCTTCTACGCCAGAAGGTAAATAGCACGAGATCAGGTGCCAGGGTGCATCCCCTTCTGCACCTGCCACATGCCAGCAGGCCCCTGTAGCAGGCTGGGCAGCACGAAATGGCTTCAACCAGTCTTCCCAAAGCCAGCAAGCCCCTGGCATCACAGCATCTCAACCTCCTTGTGCTCTTTGCATTGCCACTTAGGCTTGGCGCTGTGTGAGGCTCTTACTTTACCTTGCATGGCTTTGGGGACCATGCCTGCCCCAAAAGGGCAGTGGGTGTCATTCACTTAAACTTGCAGCcagtccagaggaaggccacgaagatgactggagggctggagcacctctcctatgaagacaggctgagagagttggggttgttcagcctagagaagagaaggctcagataaaccttatagcagccttccagtatctgaagggttctacaggagagctgtggagggactttttataatggcctgtagtgatagaacaagggagggatggtttcaaactggaagagggattTAGGGGTTTAGGtcagacatgaggaagaaattctttagtgtgaggatggtgagataCTGGCataggttgtccagggaggctgtgggtgCTCCCtcactggaaatgttcaaggccagggtggatggggctttgagcaaccttgtctagtgggaggtgtccatgcccatgcagaggggctggaactagatgatctttaaggtcccttccaacccaaaccattctatgattctatgagcaAACAGTGGGGTCAGTtttggaggaaggagaagaggatgAAAGCCAGCTTTCAAATCCAAGCATGGGCAGAGTAAACCCTAGAAGGAACAGGTTTTTTTAGGGTGGAATCTCTAGAATCCCTTAAGCAGCTGGCCAAGAATTTGGGCTATTAAAGTCCACCTGCAGCACCATTTAGCCCAGCCACCTATAAAATTCAGCTATCCAGCCTTAATAACAGCACAGACGCTGATGCAGGGCTTCTCCACACCCAGAATCGTTCCTCCCCTCACACTCTTTCCTGAGAGACAAAACAGGAGCAGTGGGGACAGGGAAGCCAATGTGTGGtccctgctctagcaggggcaCCCCACATTGCCTGCTTGCCCTCTGCTTTGGCTGGGTGAGAGGCAGCACCTTGACTACCTGCTTCTTTAATACCCTGTCAAAGGCAGCCACCAGTAGGGGAAGAAGTGGAAAACCAAGGAGCGCTAGTGAGGTCTCTTCACACCTGACATGAGGTTACCAATCTGCACATGTCCCAGGCAGTTGacacaggctgcacagagaccCAAAGGAGGCTCTGGGGCCCACATCCTGCCCCGGAGAATGACAGGGGATCCCAgttccttcctgctgccagggccagGCTCCCCTGTCAGACCCAGGCTACCAGCACTGCCATCCTTTTACAGCTTTACTGCCCCAAAATGTACCAGAACAGCCTGAAGGAAACATGGTATAGGCTTTATCTAGCCTTATAGTGTTTGGATATGAAAAATGTTGCAGACAATGAATATTGACAAGAACCAGACAATTGCCAGACAATTTCAGCAATTTAACAGTGACTGCTGTCAGTGGTTCTAAGTGCAGTACACCTTGTACTGCATTTGTTTGtaaaagtttgcttttttaaaaaatccaaaacactCAGTTTTATCCATGGACTAActcttgtactttttttttcctataggATCAGAGATTATTAAATCCATTGAAGCATCTTTCCAGCTATAATCACTTTAGGCCAATGTTTGAAGACATGCCAAGTTTGACTATTGCTCTAGCTCTTTCCCAGGCTTGGGCCAGGCTCCACTGAGGTCTCCATCTTCAACTTGCATGGGCTGGGCCGAGACTTTTAGGATAGCACAGCAGTAAGTAACATCATACTGCCTAGTCCAATGCATCCCACAAAGCATCTAGTGTGTGCATTTTCTCCTCTAgttcatctatttccaacccctcATTGGCCATATTTTAATGgcacaggaaataaaacattagaGTTTGTACTACTGGATTTAAAAAGGCACCAGACATATGAGAATGCTGCTCCAGGATAAATTAATTTGGTCAATTCAAAATTCACCATGAAGTTTTGATGAGGAAGCTTGAAGCTAGAACAAGTATCATCTGTTGTCTCACATCTGGCATAAACTTTCTGTGTTGTCACCTGGCTAATAGGACAGAAAGACAATCAAAGGCAAACACTGGGTCAGCTTCATACATGAGGCAATCTACCTCCATGAGCATGGAGCCATAGCctatggaaaagcaggaaatagGAAAAACAAGGCAatacagtaatgaaaaatatttatttatgaagaTATTTACCTTGATAGGCATAAAGCATTTCCCAATTTCATACAGAAATATGTAAAAACTTGCATAGACCAATATGGCCTACTTCAATGTGTATTCAACATGGTAAATATAATGAAGAACTTGTGTgaatataaatacaaaacacaaaaaataagtaCATAAGATTCAACCTGTCAGCAAATTCAACAATGTGAACAAATTAACTGCTATAAACATTCACCCAATATTAGCCTTTTGACATAATTCAAAACAACCCTTTGTCTCAATGCATTTCCACCAAACAAGGTACTGGATAAATCTCACAACAGCCTCTGGTACATCCCCACTTCAGTGCATTTTTGGTGGCATGTAAGACACAACAACCTCTATTTTTAGAACTTCAGTTAGCCAAATATCCTTGTTATGGTAAACCCAGTAGTGTCCTCtaacttttattttatgttgaaGAGTCCTTTGCTATCCAAAACCAAAGGACTTTGACTATGCAAACAACCACAGAGTCTAACCCGCATTCAGATAACTATGGTTGTACAAGTAAACTAGACTTCTGAAAAAAGGCAAAGGGTTGCAGCTGATTAGTAAAGGCAATAACAAGGTGTAAAAATACTCTAGCAGGAGTGCAACAAACAGTATGCGAGGTAGATGTATATATGCAGCAAGTCCTGATTAAAGTAGCACTGTGGctttcatttttgcattttaatcaAAAGGTAAGAGTTTTTTGCTTTGAGGTTCATCCAGTCAGATCTTGCTTTCTGTCCTTTCTAGGCACACCTGTGAGGTCTTTCTTGCAAGATGCATTTGATGTAGACCCTGAAAGCCGCCCGATTTATGGGTAGCGTTCCAGAAGCAATATTCAAATGTGTCTTCAGAAAGGTGGCTTTAAATGCACATTGCAGCGGGTTCCCCTTCACCCCCTCTCCCCATTCATCTGAACTCCGAAGTGACgaaattctttgcttttataCCTCCAAATAGAGGACTTCCTTAATGCATTGCTCTGCTGTGCAAACACGTGGACAGAGAGGCCCTTTGCTGTAGTGGAATGTTAGAAGTCAAAAGAGAGTTTTGGTGACACTTTGTCAGCAAGTGTGATGCAGAAAGGTTCAGGTGATCTTCCCACTAGGAAGCTTTCAGGCTTTCCCAGATGCTTTGCCTTTTGTTCGCCCTGTTATGCTTCAGCTTCCACCCCTTCTGGAACTCAGCCTTCAACTTAGCAATACTGAAGGAAGCTTTGATACTGTTACCAATGGCTTCCAGCCtgcaaaaataagaaatacagatttattgTTACAATAACGAAGATGCAGCTCCAGTGTGCAGAGATTCAGTTTTTTATCAAATAAGCGTCAGTCTAGAATTTTGCCACGAAAACCTCAGAAACTGCTGATTGCTATACCTCTGACAGAATTAGGCTAACTTAAGCCTCTTGAAATATTGGATtcagcatttaaattaaaatactaaaataagtCAAAATATTCATTCAAATATAGATGCCCTAGACTTCCTTAAATAGCATGAATCCCAGCAAGAGGTCTTCAGTGTTATTctttttggctgttttgtttcttttaggTAAACAAGATCCTGGTTCAAATGAATGGAGGAATTTCAAGTAAGTAAGTAAgccccatttttaaaaattacttaagatTTCCACGGCCTATGTCTCACTCAGAATTGTGAGGCTGCCTGCTCCCATAGAtcctgttctgcttttgaaagtaGCACTGGAGAGTCTTCTTTTGTATGGGCAAGTTTCTGCATGCCATACTTTTACATGGGCATAAGGTCCAACACAGAATGCCACAGCTGATACAGCTGTACTCAAACTCATCTTCAAAAGTGACTTCCCCTCTGTGGGGTTCACAGCTGCACTAAGCCCAGTGCACCCACCTCTGAACTGCACCATAGAATGAaactgctgcctcctgccactCTACTTATTATGCATGGACCTCAAAGGGCAGTCCTGAAATTTACTGCTAaactcaaatatttaaattgggCTTAAACACTAATTCagtctttgttttccctttcctcaaccttttttccagtcatttcCATAGCTAACATCCCATACTCATTTTACACAGGTTAATTGGGCAATGCAAGAAATAAGGCAGGTAGAAATCTGCCTCCTGCATTCTAAAAAGCCATCCACACCAGCCAGAAGACAAAATATACTCACAATATGGATAGATCaataaatttttttctgcagtaaaatGGAGTAAAGTATCTAAGAAAATGACTTCTGACTCAGTTTCATTTTAGAATAGCTGAGGTCTAGTGTTTTTTATTAGTTAAGACAGTGCATGAACACACTAAGATTAcaggctttatttatttctgccagtatttaattatttcatactCTTTTGAAGTTCGGTGTATCTTTAGGCCTATAATTAAGTCCATTTCCTCTAAGTAAATGGAGGATGCTAGGCAGAACTAAGTACCTATGTCTGCACTGGCTAAGAACCCACCGGATGAAAAAAGACACCCTCAAGATACACTCACTGATTCCTCTGTGACTCTCCAGCTGAAGTCATCAGCTAAGCCCACATTGTCCCGAAGGCAGGTGAACTGTGCTCTCTATTGCTACTGGCGGGAACTAcaacaggatgagaggaaactCACCGCCTCATTTTCCTGCTCTCAACAGGCTGTCGGTTCATGCATTTAGGTCCGATGCAACTGCCAGCTTTGTTGCGGTGGCGTGAGGTTTTCTCCGCTGTGGACTGAGCCCTGTTAGAAGTGAAAACACaccactgttaaaaaaaaacagccctgagTCTGCAGTCCACAAGGTGAGGCACCTCAGCAACCAAAGCATGTAATAAGCGATCTTTCTGAGCCAAACCATGGGATGTATCACAGCAGTGTAAGCACCCAGGTAGGAGGCAAGGCTTTAGGGAGGTTGTTCGCTCAGCAAGTGCCAAAATGAGTAAGCGCACCACAATCCATCCCTTTGACATGCACTGCCTTTTAAAGAGTAGCAACAATAAGACACACCAGAGATCTTTTCCTGTCTGGCAGAAGTTCAGACACTTCTTGTCCTTCTGGTTGGCACATTGGCATCTGCTGCTTGGCTCGGCGAGCATCTCTGGCACCATGTCTTTCAGCGATCTTCTGGATCGAGAAGGACCCCCGAGACCATACGGAACAGTCTTCCTATGATCAAAGAGACAACATGAAAGTCATTCAAACGATCCTGCAGTTTCAAAGCAGCAGGGTATTTTGGGCAATCTTATCAATGGGATTGAATGCATGAGTAAAGGTTGTGGGACTGGGAATGCCTTGTTGCTTGTAATTTCCACACAAATGCCTCTGATGACCCTGCAACATACTCATTTCATAAGGCTGCCATGCCTCCCTGTGCAATATAAACCAATAAAACTTCCTCTCTGAACTTTGGTAACTGCCAATACTGAAAGAAGCAGTAAAAGTGAGGAAGAGATCCTCTCTGCTCCAAGGAAacccagcagcagaacaaatcACAAAGTCAGTGCTCGCAGTGTTAGGTGAGGCTCTAGCTCACTACTTTTTGGTGAGGAAAGCTTAGAAATGGACACTGTACATAACCCTGTTAGCATTCAGGATACATTAAtttgcagcagagagcagcaagaaGTGGCGAGGAGCCAGCCCGTGTCAAAGTAAAGCCTTCTAGCTTCCTAACTTGTTGGAAAGGAAAATGGTCAGGAGAATTCAGGCTGGCAAAATAATCCTTCTGGCATTTGGTCTGCTTCTGATTCACAGCGAAAAGTATCCCGcagcctctgctgagcagcacccAAAGGAAATACTCCTGCCCAGATTTTAGGAACGCAGGTGTGCCAGGACTGTCAGTAGCTACCTGCTCCATCTAGGTGGTCACATCTCACTTACTTTCTCCCAGCAAACcgaagcagaacagaaaattcagcagaaaGGCGGGAGTGGGGGAAGCAATAGGAGATACGGTGCAAATACCtgttccttcctccccttcccattTCTACGGGGAGTCGACTCTCCTTAAGccccccctccctttccccctgcctttctccaggcAAAGGGAACCCCAGCGACGGGCAACTGCCGAATCCCTCCCCCCCGGTCCACTCACTCGGGTGTGTTGATCCAGATGATGTCGAGGTGGCAGAAGTAGACGCACTCCTCATCCAGGAgcgaggagcaggagcagcgCCGGGGGCGGCGgtgcgcggcggcggcggggggcggcaggGCGCCCGCCTCGGCtccgggggctgcgggagggagAGACAGAGCTCAGCACCCCGGCAACCACGCACCCCGACGGCATCCCCGACGGCATCCCCGACGGCATCCCCGACGGCATCCCCTCCCGCAGCAGCTCTCGGACTCCTGGGGCAGTTCTCCCCCCGGGGATCCGACGGTGCCCCCCGACAGCCGACACGGAGCCCGGGTGCGCCCCGGTAACGCGTCCCCCTCACCCCCCGTAGGCTCGTCCCCAGGCGGCCGTGGGGCTGGGGACCGGCACCTACCTGccggcagcagccccgggcagaGCACGAAGAGCAGCGAGACCATCATCTGGGAGTAATCCATAGCAGGCAGCGGgcgaaaaaaataaaaatatatataaaacaaggaggagaaaagggagggggaaaaactTAATAAAAGTGGAAAGAAATGGGGGGTCAGTCCGTGCCGGCGTGGGGCCGGAGAGCCGCGTCCCGtgggcggcggggcagggcgcgggGCTGGGCAGCGGCTCGGTGCGCCCCGGCGCGTCTGGCTGGCGCGGCGGTCCCCGGCGCCCTTTTATAGCGAACCCCCATGGAGCGGGTAAACAGCCCCGGCGCTATTTTATCCCGAGACAATGTTATGCTGCTATTAGTCACCGCGCGGCAACGTGCGGGCCGAGATAAGGCCGGGCTGGAAAGGAAATCGCCTGCAAACTTcagagcggcggcggcggctgccggggggggggggggggggtaccgggggggttggaactggggGGACCGGGGGGGCTGGAACAGGGGGGACCGGGGGGGACCGGGGGGGTCtgggggcggggcggggaggggcgggggaggggggttTGGGCCGGCAGGGGGAGCCCTGAGGCCACGCACCTGAGGGGGTGTCGACCCCGCCGGCTTCCGCCGCTGGGCTCAGCAGCGTGGCCAGAACAACAGTAATTAGTGGGATTGTTGTCggtggggtggtggtggttgttaATCACAGTAAGAACGGGTGGCTGGGCCGGGCGGCGGCAGGCGGGGGATGTGTCGCGGCCGCCCCTCCGGGGCTCCTCGGGGCTTGGCCCCGCGGCTCCCGCCGCCGGCTTGGGGAAAGGGTCCGGCGAGCTTCCCCGCCTCTCCGCACCCAGCAACTGAGGCCGAGGGCTGCCGGCGCCCAGGGGGTGCCCGGGGATGAGGGCGGCCTGGGGTGCCCGACCCCCAGCCCCGCTGTCCGCAGGCGCAAGCGAGCAGGCTCTTGGGGTGGCCTCAAACGGCAGCAGTGACACCCTGAGACGTCAGGGTATAACCCCTCTACCCTCCCCTGGCAAGGCAGGGGTCTGGGcgagcagcagcaggagtatgaacacagcacagggtggggagacactggcacaggttgcccaggggagttgtggatgccccctccctggcagcgttcaagggcaggttggatggggctttgagcaacctggtctcctgtgaggtgtccctgcccatgcagggacaTTGGGATTAGatatcttgaaggtcccttccagcccaaaccattctatgtaTGGTCAGAAGGAGGAAAGACCCGTGCCCAGCCTTTGCCTCTGGCTCCCTGGGCTCACTCTGGCAAAGTCAGGGCGAGTGTTTCTCCAGCATGTAGCTGTCAGTGTGGAAGCTGGACACTTGAGAAATGGCTGTGTCAATGCCATCATAAATACATGTGTGAGATCCGCTGAGCTCCTAACTGAGTAAGCCAGCCTCTGAGTATAAACTCAGATGAACTCAAATGCCTGTAATCCAGCGTGGAGCCGTCGTGCTGCAAAGCGTGCCAATTTCACCTATGATAAATAGATAAGACTCTCTTGGTATTTGTGGTATTTCCGTGCACTGTGCTGTAATAATAGAAATGACCTTGGGTATCACAAAGACCAAGGCTCTTAACTGCAAGTTGCATTGTGACCTCTCAGGTGAACGgcccttttttttaaagtatcacATTATACTGTGCCACTGTATATAGCTGTGCCGAGTCAGAATGAAGGTCCATTTAGATGGTATCCTTTCTCTCACAATGTCTGTTAGCAGATGGTATAAAAAAGACTACAGAAAGGAATGCAAGTGGAGACTAATCCTTTCCTTGCTATAACCTCTTTGCTTCTAACAGAATGAAGTTTAGGGGCTTTCCAAGCAATAGCAAGCATTTAGACCATTATGCTGAATAAGCACCAGTGGCCCCATCCTGAGATGCTCATACTTTTTTATAAAAGGTTCTCTAAAAAAATGCCCTATAAAACATCTGTGAGTGGAGAAAACTGGGtcatacaattattttttttttacacctttCCAGCGTGggagtttatttttcagagcaggGGTTGTATCTTCTGTATTATGTCTTGTGTATGTAGGGCAGCACTTACTGGAATACCAATGTATTGTGTCTGTGTATGTGAACTATTGCAGTTATGATAAGAATCTACCAGCAGAGGTCACCTCGCtatgtataaaaaataattgtagcCCGCTGAACTAAGAGACTTTATCAGCCAGAAGCTGGGAAATAGATGAgattgttggtttgttttatttttttgggttttttttgcttcttgtgtgtttcagtttttttaaaataaataaataaatataataaaaaagtacaAAGCAGTTGTGTGGGTTGAAAGATATCTATCGTTTCTGTATAGAATACAAATATGCATAGCCTTTCCAGACCAGTGACTTACAGACTGTATTTCA
This Apus apus isolate bApuApu2 chromosome 2, bApuApu2.pri.cur, whole genome shotgun sequence DNA region includes the following protein-coding sequences:
- the EDN1 gene encoding endothelin-1, producing MDYSQMMVSLLFVLCPGLLPAAPGAEAGALPPPAAAAHRRPRRCSCSSLLDEECVYFCHLDIIWINTPEKTVPYGLGGPSRSRRSLKDMVPEMLAEPSSRCQCANQKDKKCLNFCQTGKDLWAQSTAEKTSRHRNKAGSCIGPKCMNRQPVESRKMRRLEAIGNSIKASFSIAKLKAEFQKGWKLKHNRANKRQSIWESLKAS